In a single window of the Osmia bicornis bicornis chromosome 7, iOsmBic2.1, whole genome shotgun sequence genome:
- the LOC114872848 gene encoding uncharacterized protein LOC114872848: protein MDKIQITMFLTLLSLVLSSSSSADLPKPSYTRAMLKVSRSLPGETEELKVRTSEGNVATLIVKRREKNSDHSEDPQRINLEETNKNITLDSSRPTRNESKTKEEIRKLEDAQIEQLRAKLSDSDNQKDFSKPEKVSVNEKINVTKNDQSTNEKNIDYGNWTPLGIDGRAVQLEESTTEEYQSWKPLQTDLKTSTEERMNYARFDSAFPAGGLLLPRHFQDRSQRKLQLSEESEEKRYAFLPHQVQSTRTNIGANLSKNRNAKNVPAEVIVRSEINVKSSQKRSPMTLDRDGTPVIHGKRVPDEPMDKIQTWRNARVINNKLIPDRSSGEHFEVSNNFYPTENADRQRFERFFKNVNRRYGKDNEEEGKNVFFEWDPKSYKNEALKAEVYEPRNDNFRSSTHKRMLHPDGVTVYPVSQLYTPESQKIAPVALKPGARAPVLQYAHPELGVQPAKILKNEKRRPDNFPENQYSFTEQRQKKKYVLNDKNIIDTYTTKNYYPNQHFYGLKRPNDAPFWVKISENLKNQFSSGVERVSQFTRPVIDPLVEATHKISQNLGLSKGKEAQDKLDTVASGGSILIPALGLVASGAALGIGAVAVGRYLDVDVLKRSGEGLATEVNYQRSLNADQPFLKGLIDQESGTVYLLEKMEEQKDNVKSTNNEDGVLMIVQDDQKMTDQSETGPKDQITNNRRRKRSLDYLDIFQAEGNLKNLVRNKRLQRKGPDSISEIVEIDLPARTEGHIDITEFLIPKRTAQKEGHEEDKKNVDIMIVEDDSKPFESLKKLATDGDKNKLDVASRSTEDETKNSVDGRNERRRRSLESDQELEDALQNLENSEVAQVAHTDGDWTNTPCAKRLFCDAMIQRGSDAVTLMEKKMAALLGLIQPGAAAQVSSHFQQVMDAVRRHDCSNFLCPQARPGNVFF, encoded by the exons ATGGACAAAATACag ATAACAATGTTCCTGACCCTGCTGAGTCTGGTGCTCTCCAGCTCCAGCAGCGCGGATCTTCCAAAGCCAAGTTACACCAGAGCGATGCTAAAAGTCTCCAGAAGTCTTCCAGGTGAGACAGAAGAGTTAAAAGTGCGAACAAGCGAAGGAAACGTGGCTACTTTGATCGTCAAAAGACGAGAGAAAAACAGTGATCACTCCGAAGATCCTCAAAGAATCAACCTTGAAGAAACAAATAAGAACATCACGTTAGACTCGTCCAGACCGACGAGGAACGAGTCAAAGACTAAAGAAGAGATCAGAAAACTCGAAGACGCTCAAATCGAGCAGCTCAGAGCGAAATTATCAGACTCTGATAATCAAAAAGACTTCTCGAAGCCTGAGAAAGTGTCTGTTAATGAGAAAATTAATGTGACCAAAAATGATCAATCtacaaatgaaaagaatatagATTATGGTAACTGGACGCCTCTGGGCATCGATGGAAGAGCTGTCCAATTGGAAGAATCAACCACCGAGGAGTATCAAAGCTGGAAACCGCTTCAGACTGACCTGAAGACGAGCACTGAAGAGCGAATGAATTATGCAAGGTTCGATTCCGCTTTTCCAGCTGGTGGACTCTTATTACCGCGACATTTTCAAGACAGATCGCAAAGGAAGTTGCAGCTGAGCGAAGAAAGCGAGGAGAAGCGTTACGCGTTTCTACCTCATCAGGTTCAATCGACAAGGACGAATATCGGTGCGAATTTATCGAAGAACAGGAACGCGAAAAACGTACCAGCGGAAGTGATCGTTCGATCGGAGATAAATGTGAAATCCAGTCAGAAGAGATCACCGATGACCCTCGACAGGGATGGGACACCTGTGATCCATGGGAAGAGGGTACCCGATGAACCTATGGATAAGATTCAAACTTGGCGCAACGCGAGGGTGatcaataataaattgatCCCTGATCGATCGAGTGGCGAACATTTCGAAGTGTCCAACAATTTTTATCCCACGGAGAACGCGGATAGACAGAGGTTCGAGAGGTTCTTCAAGAACGTTAATAGAAG GTATGGCAAGGACAACGAGGAAGAAGGGAAAAATGTATTCTTCGAGTGGGACCCAAAGAGCTACAAGAACGAGGCCCTGAAGGCCGAGGTGTACGAACCAAGAAACGACAACTTCCGTTCCAGCACCCACAAAAGGATGCTTCATCCCGACGGGGTGACCGTGTACCCTGTGTCCCAACTCTACACCCCAGAAAGTCAAAAGATCGCCCCGGTTGCTTTGAAACCAGGTGCCAGAGCACCTGTTCTCCAGTACGCCCATCCAGAACTGGGTGTCCAACCAGCGAAGATCCTGAAGAACGAGAAAAGACGACCAGATAACTTCCCGGAGAACCAGTACTCCTTCACGGAACAGAGGCAGAAGAAGAAGTACGTGCTAAATGACAAAAACATAATCGACACTTATACTACAAAGAACTACTACCCCAATCAACATTTCTACGGTCTGAAGAGACCGAACGACGCCCCATTTTGGGTGAAGATCTCAGAGAACCTGAAGAACCAATTTTCCAGCGGTGTGGAAAGGGTCTCCCAGTTCACCAGGCCAGTGATCGACCCTCTGGTGGAAGCCACCCACAAGATCTCCCAGAATCTGGGCCTGTCCAAAGGCAAGGAAGCTCAGGACAAGCTGGACACCGTTGCATCCGGAGGCAGCATCCTGATCCCGGCTCTGGGACTCGTGGCTTCCGGTGCTGCTCTTGGAATCGGAGCCGTAGCAGTTGGAAGGTACCTGGACGTCGATGTCCTGAAACGATCGGGCGAAGGATTGGCAACCGAAGTGAACTACCAGAGATCCCTAAACGCTGATCAGCCATTTCTGAAGGGATTAATCGATCAGGAATCAGGAACGGTGTATCTTTTAGAGAAGATGGAGGAGCAAAAAGATAACGTGAAATCGACAAATAATGAAGATGGAGTGTTGATGATCGTGCAAGATGATCAGAAGATGACAGATCAGTCAGAAACTGGACCCAAGGATCAAATAACGAAtaacagaagaagaaaacgTAGTCTGGACTACTTGGACATCTTCCAGGCAGAAGGTAACCTGAAGAATTTAGTGAGAAACAAACGTCTACAGCGAAAGGGGCCGGATTCGATCAGTGAGATCGTAGAAATTGATCTTCCAGCTCGTACAGAAGGACACATTGACATCACAGAGTTCCTTATCCCGAAGAGAACCGCTCAGAAAGAAGGACACGAAGAGGATAAGAAGAATGTTGATATTATGATCGTAGAAGATGACTCTAAGCCTTTTGAATCGTTAAAGAAGTTGGCTACTGATggtgataaaaataaattagacgTTGCATCCAGGTCAACGGAGGATGAAACGAAGAATTCCGTAGATGGGAGGAACgagagaagaaggaggagTCTGGAAAGCGATCAGGAACTCGAAGATGCTCTTcagaatttagaaaattctGAAGTTGCTCAAGTGGCTCACACCGATGGCGATTGGACGAATACACCATGCGCGAAAAGATTATTCTGTGACGCCATGATTCAAAGGGGATCGGACGCGGTTACGTTGATGGAGAAGAAAATGGCTGCTCTTCTGGGTCT GATTCAGCCTGGAGCAGCTGCCCAGGTATCCAGTCATTTCCAACAAGTGATGGATGCGGTACGAAGACACGATTGTTCCAACTTCCTGTGTCCCCAGGCCAGGCCAGGGAACGTCTTCTTCTAG
- the LOC114873930 gene encoding odorant receptor 9a-like, with protein MENNQDLKFAFGWNKWNMSIIGLWPEPYSKKSHWETCKAVIVLLLLILFGTGPQTANLFFIWGDMELMTENLCSANIPGINVLLKMLFSWYHRDTFESIIKSSYDDWNAPKTKEEREAMINNAKVGRFISILGSILTGTMMTMNISLRSFIIITCDKNETRADHLAIYPGYFPYDIRKTSLCIFTNVGQAIAAYITTIAYTSIDTFIGILVIHICGQFEILKTKLERLMGDEGCGRDAEQIQKELVWIVKRHEELNQSAAKIEECFNMLLLMQMLLGTTQLCFQGFIFFSIVLKNDSGVVGGQILYFILFVLFILVHIYIYCYIGEKLLVQNREMSNSAYESNWFNVPPSESKCLLFIMQRSHRPLCLTAGKFSTFSIELFSTILKTSMGYLSVLLTVASSD; from the exons ATGGAAAATAATCAAG ATTTGAAATTCGCTTTTGGATGGAATAAATGGAACATGAGCATTATTGGTCTTTGGCCCGAACCATACTCTAAGAAAAGCCATTGGGAAACTTGCAAGGCTGTAATAGTTCTATTGCTTCTAATACTTTTTGGAACGGGTCCTCAAACCgccaatttatttttcatatggGGAGACATGGAACTGATGACTGAAAATTTGTGCTCAGCTAATATCCCCGGTATAAATGTGTTGTTGAAGATGCTGTTCTCTTGGTATCATAGAGACA CCTTCGAGTCCATAATAAAAAGTTCCTACGACGACTGGAATGCTCCAAAAACGAAGGAAGAAAGGGAGGCGATGATAAATAATGCTAAGGTCGGAAGATTTATATCAATTTTGGGTTCGATATTAACAGGAACAATGATGACAATGAACATCAGCCTTCGATCTTTTATAATCATCACGTGTGATAAAAACGAAACGAGAGCAGATCATTTGGCCATTTATCCAGGATATTTTCCCTATGATATTCGAAAAACATCATTATGCATTTTCACTAACGTGGGTCAAGCGATTGCTGCATATATAACCACGATTGCATACACTAGCATCGATACTTTTATTGGTATATTGGTGATTCACATATGTGGGCAATTTGAGATTTTGAAAACGAAATTGGAAAGATTAATGGGGGATGAAGGTTGTGGAAGAGATGCAGAACAGATTCAAAAAGAGTTGGTCTGGATTGTGAAGAGACACGAAGAATTGAACCA ATCAGCAGCCAAAATCGAGGAATGCTTTAACATGTTATTACTCATGCAAATGTTGCTCGGCACCACTCAACTCTGTTTTCAAGGTTTTATATTCTTCAGT ATAGTGTTAAAGAATGACAGTGGAGTGGTAGGTGGACAAATACTGTACTTTATACTATTTGTGCTCTTTATCCTTGTGCACATATACATTTATTGTTACATCGGCGAGAAGCTTCTCGTTCAA AACAGAGAAATGAGCAATTCTGCATACGAATCGAACTGGTTCAATGTTCCTCCATCGGAATCTAAGTGTCTTTTATTCATCATGCAAAGATCTCATCGACCCCTTTGCCTGACAGCAGGGAAATTTAGTACTTTTTCCATTGAATTATTTAGTACC attTTAAAAACATCAATGGGCTATCTATCGGTTCTGCTGACAGTGGCGAGCAGCGATTGA
- the LOC114873940 gene encoding odorant receptor 4-like, with protein sequence METVYVSLRSFIIITCDKNEERADHLTIFPGYFPYDIRRTSFCIFTNLGQAITGYIAAITYTSIDSFIGMLVIHICGQFEILKMKLERLMGDEDCGRDAKQIQKELAWIVKRHEDLSHSAAKIEECFNMLLLMQMLLCTIEICFQGFILFNVVLKDVSGLLSGQMLFFMLSVPFILVHIYIYCYIGEKLLVQNREMSNSAYKSNWFNVAPSESKCLLFIMQRSHRPLCLTAGKFSTFSIELFSTILKTSMGYLSVLLTVFCILDLKYVYSWNQYTMKFIGIWPEERKWNRPSSYLVLIAVLMMLCFITIPQTINLTLIWGDMDLVVENLSMGNITITISLLKTIAFWTNGKSLKSLLECMAKDWSTPVLKNEYESMKKIGKISRTIIMRSTIMCNTVAIAYGVLRMYSMKYTENKLFFRAYFPYDVDSTPNYQLTMFAQFLGTMYAAITYTCVDTFVAMLILHICGQLSNLKEEIKKLSVQSEKDFQANLGKIVRKHQYLNRFAGQVENCFNMMLLVQMLGCTVQLCFQCFQAIMSFGVEVEEYLILQISFLIIYVIYVMLHLYLYCYVGERLTAEGLEIANAVYDSEWYNLSAKNTKLLILIICRAKTPLQITAGRFCSFTLELYFQILKTSMGYISVLCAMKN encoded by the exons ATGGAGACAGTGTACGTCAGCCTTCGATCTTTTATAATCATCACTTGTGATAAAAACGAAGAGAGAGCAGATCATTTGACCATTTTTCCTGGATATTTTCCCTATGATATTCGAAGAACATCATTTTGCATTTTCACTAACTTGGGTCAAGCGATTACTGGATATATAGCCGCGATTACATACACTAGTATCGATAGCTTTATTGGTATGTTGGTGATTCACATATGTGGGCAATTTgagattttgaaaatgaaattggaaAGATTAATGGGAGATGAAGATTGTGGAAGAGATGCAAAACAGATTCAAAAAGAGTTGGCCTGGATTGTGAAGAGACACGAAGATTTGAGCCA ttCTGCTGCCAAGATCGAGGAATGCTTCAACATGTTATTACTCATGCAAATGTTGCTCTGCACCATTGAAATCTGTTTTCAAGGTTTTATACTCTTCAAT GTAGTGTTAAAGGATGTGAGTGGATTGTTAAGTGGACAAATGCTGTTCTTTATGCTCTCTGTGCCTTTTATCCTTGTGCACATATACATTTATTGTTACATAGGCGAGAAGCTTCTCGTTCAA AACAGAGAAATGAGCAATTCTGCATACAAATCGAACTGGTTCAATGTTGCTCCATCGGAATCTAAGTGTCTTTTATTTATCATGCAAAGATCTCATCGACCCCTTTGCCTGACAGCAGGGAAATTTAGCACTTTTTCCATTGAATTATTCAGTACC ATTTTAAAAACATCAATGGGCTATCTATCGGTTCTGCTGACAGTG TTTTGCATATTAGATTTAAAATATGTGTACAGTTGGAATCAGTACACGATGAAATTTATTGGTATCTGGCCAGAGGAGAGAAAATGGAACCGACCATCGAGTTATCTGGTATTAATAGCAGTTTTAATGATGCTGTGCTTCATTACCATCCCGCAAACAATTAATCTCACGCTAATTTGGGGCGATATGGATTTGGTGGTGGAAAATTTATCGATGGGAAACATCACTATCACGATATCCCTTTTGAAAACGATCGCTTTTTGGACCAAtggaaaat CATTGAAATCTCTGCTAGAATGCATGGCCAAAGACTGGAGCACACCTGTGTTAAAAAATGAGTATGAATCAATGAAGAAAATCGGGAAAATCAGCAGAACGATCATCATGAGGAGTACCATAATGTGCAATACCGTAGCCATAGCCTATGGTGTTCTACGAATGTACTCCATGAAATACACCGAAAACAAATTGTTCTTCCGTGCCTATTTCCCTTACGACGTCGATTCCACCCCAAATTATCAACTGACTATGTTCGCTCAATTCTTGGGTACTATGTATGCAGCGATCACTTACACCTGTGTGGATACTTTCGTCGCTATGCTGATTTTGCATATTTGTGGACAATTGTCGAATTTGAAAGAAGAGATTAAAAAACTCTCGGTGCAGAGTGAAAAAGATTTTCAAGCCAACTTGGGGAAAATTGTTCGCAAACACCAGTACTTGAACAG ATTCGCGGGGCAAGTAGAAAATTGTTTCAACATGATGCTTCTAGTTCAGATGCTCGGTTGCACCGTTCAATTGTGTTTCCAATGTTTCCAAGCTATCatg tCATTCGGCGTTGAAGTAGAGGAATACTTGATCCTTCAAATTAGTTTCCTGATAATCTATGTAATTTATGTGATGTTGCATCTGTATTTATATTGTTACGTGGGTGAAAGACTAACAGCCGAG gGTCTTGAAATAGCCAACGCGGTGTACGATTCCGAATGGTACAATTTATCAGCGAAAAATACAAAACTACTTATATTAATCATATGTAGAGCAAAAACGCCATTGCAAATCACCGCAGGAAGATTTTGCTCCTTCACTTTGGAACTCTATTTTCAG ATTTTAAAAACCTCCATGGGTTACATTTCCGTTCTATGTGCGATGAAAAACTAA
- the LOC114873922 gene encoding uncharacterized protein LOC114873922: MSIVGLWPEPYSKTHHLETCKAAIVLFLVILFGTGPQTTNLFFIWGDIELIIENLCSANIPALNVLLKMLFFSYHRDTFESIIKRFYDDWNAPKTEEERETMIINAKIGRFISVLGSILTATMMVMSISLRTFIIYTSDKNETKSDQLAIFPGYFPYDLHKTSLRISTNVGQAIAAYISTIAYTSIDTFIGILVIHICGQFEILKTKLERLMGDEDCGRDAKQIQKELVWIVKRHEELNQSAAKIEECFNMLLLTQMLLGTTQLCFQGFIVFSNSEMSNSAYESNWFNVSPSESKCLLFIMQRSHRPLCLTAGKFSTFSIELFSTILKTSMGYLSVLLTVASSD; this comes from the exons ATGAGCATTGTTGGTCTTTGGCCCGAACCATACTCTAAGACACACCATTTGGAAACTTGCAAGGCTGCAATAGTTCTATTCCTTGTAATACTTTTTGGAACGGGTCCTCAAACCaccaatttatttttcatatggGGAGACATTGAActgataattgaaaatttgtgcTCAGCTAATATCCCCGCTTTAAATGTGCTGTTGAAGATGCTGTTCTTTTCGTACCATAGAGACA CCTTCGAGTCCATAATAAAAAGATTCTACGACGACTGGAATGCTCCAAAAACGGAGGAAGAAAGGGAGACGATGATAATTAATGCTAAGATCGGAAGATTTATATCAGTTTTGGGTTCGATATTAACAGCAACAATGATGGTGATGAGCATCAGCCTTCGAACCTTTATAATCTACACTTCTGataaaaacgaaacgaaatcaGATCAGTTGGCCATTTTTCCTGGATATTTTCCCTATGATCTTCATAAAACATCATTACGCATTTCCACTAACGTGGGTCAAGCGATTGCTGCATATATAAGCACGATTGCATACACTAGTATCGATACTTTTATTGGTATATTGGTGATTCACATATGTGGGCAATTTGAGATTTTGAAAACGAAATTGGAAAGATTAATGGGAGATGAAGATTGTGGAAGAGATGCAAAACAGATTCAAAAAGAGTTGGTCTGGATTGTGAAGAGACACGAAGAATTGAACCA ATCAGCAGCCAAAATCGAGGAATGCTTTAACATGTTATTACTCACGCAAATGTTGCTCGGCACCACTCAACTCTGTTTTCAAGGTTTTATAGTCTTTAGT AACAGCGAAATGAGCAATTCTGCATACGAATCGAACTGGTTCAATGTTTCTCCATCGGAATCTAAGTGTCTTTTATTTATCATGCAAAGATCTCATCGACCCCTTTGCCTGACAGCAGGGAAATTTAGTACTTTTTCCATTGAATTATTTAGTACC ATTTTAAAAACATCAATGGGCTATCTATCAGTTCTACTGACAGTGGCGAGCAGCGATTGA
- the LOC114872874 gene encoding green-sensitive opsin-like, with protein sequence MSLNRSTVVLKDSIEEQISPVVYVGAAVGLGFIGFFGFTMNLLVGLVIVKDAQVLWTPVNVILVNLIVGDFLVASLGNPVAMVSAITGGWYWGYKVCLWYAWFMSTLGFASIGNLTVMAVERWLLVAKPVNALSIRYAMILGFFVWVYALCLSVPPLFGWGSYGPEAGNVSCSVSWEIHDPDTKSDSYIGFIFIFGLLIPVIVITTSYTSIVLTLRKVRKRSGASGRREAKITKMVALMITAFLVAWSPYAALALAAQYFDAKPSASVAVLPALLAKSSICYNPIIYAGLNSQFPRSLKKIFDVRSARSSVPGSQNTALTNLNRQDQRK encoded by the exons ATGTCTTTGAATCGTAGTACCGTGGTGTTGAAAGATAGCATCGAGGAACAGATCAGTCCTGTGGTGTACGTGGGTGCCGCGGTTGGTCTTGGTTTCATCGGCTTCTTCGGTTTTACCATGAACCTTCTGGTGGGACTGGTGATCGTCAAGGATGCACAGGTCCTCTGGACACCCGTGAACGTTATCCTCGTTAATCTTATT GTAGGAGATTTTTTGGTAGCATCTCTTGGAAATCCAGTCGCCATGGTATCAGCGATCACTGGAGGGTGGTACTGGGGCTACAAAGTGTGTCTCTG GTACGCCTGGTTTATGTCCACCCTGGGATTCGCGAGTATCGGAAATTTAACCGTAATGGCTGTGGAAAGGTGGTTGCTGGTCGCCAAACCTGTGAATGCCTTGTCTATAAG GTACGCTATGATATTAGGTTTCTTCGTTTGGGTCTACGCGCTATGCCTCTCTGTACCACCCCTTTTCGGCTGGGGAAGCTACGGTCCCGAAGCCGGAAACGTATCCTGCAGCGTCTCCTGGGAAATTCATGATCCAGATACGAAAAGCGATAGTTACATAggtttcattttcatattcGGCCTTCTGATTCCTGTAATTGTGATCACGACCAGCTATACGTCTATTGTGTTAACTTTGAGAAAAGTGAGGAAAAGATCAG GCGCTAGCGGAAGAAGGGAGGCGAAGATTACGAAAATGGTTGCATTAATGATAACGGCTTTCCTAGTCGCTTGGTCGCCGTACGCGGCTTTGGCACTCGCCGCACAATATTTCGAC GCAAAACCATCAGCATCTGTAGCAGTGCTTCCAGCATTATTAGCCAAATCCTCCATCTGCTACAACCCCATCATCTACGCCGGTCTGAACAGTCAATTCCCTCGATCGTTGAAGAAGATATTCGACGTACGATCGGCGAGGAGTTCGGTACCGGGTAGCCAAAACACGGCGTTGACGAATTTGAACAGACAAGATCAAAGAAAATGA
- the LOC114873945 gene encoding uncharacterized protein LOC114873945, with protein MLRMKLLIVVVLVSYGVQARNANDNREFNKETNKKHGGSMLMEIAKELVQRSSTSSQVLNLNLSNLLLLLVLKAVVFSAGYLGHHGYKGRELEQENVVSEGEVALALGYLIGDKCLYRAACEEPRVAKEYLEAAEMILETMKLLPQGPPIEGKYEETMADFRKAIEYGNKNNCPPEYTCKKENIKNFLREERTSS; from the exons ATGTTGAGGATGAAATTGTTGATCGTCGTGGTATTAGTGAGTTACGGGGTTCAGGCAAGAAACGCGAATGACAATCGTGAGTTTAATAAAGAAACGAACAAGAAACATGGTGGTTCTATGTTGATGGAGATTGCAAAAGAACTGGTTCAAAGATCATCGACCAGTAGTCAG gTGTTGAATCTCAACTTATCGAATTTGTTGCTCTTATTAGTACTAAAAGCAGTGGTATTTAGTGCAGGATACTTGGGACACCATGGTTACAAAGGACGAGAATTAGAACAAG AAAACGTGGTATCTGAAGGAGAGGTCGCTCTAGCTTTAGGATATTTAATTGGGGACAAGTGTTTGTATAGAGCAGCTTGCGAAGAACCACGGGTTGCTAAAGAATATTTGGAAGCTGCAGAAATGATTCTCGAAACGATGAAATTGTTGCCTCA AGGACCGCCCATCGAAGGGAAATACGAAGAGACAATGGCGGACTTCCGGAAGGCCATCGAGTAtggcaataaaaataattgccCACCCGAGTACACTTGCAAAAAGGAAAATATCAAGAACTTTTTAAGAGAAGAACGAACATCATCGtaa
- the LOC114872882 gene encoding proteasome subunit alpha type-3, translated as MSSIGTGYDLSASQFSPDGRVFQVEYAQKAVENGGTVIGLRGKDGIVFAVEKIVTSKLYEPGTNKRIFNIDQHVGMAVSGLISDARQIVEIARNEASSYKSQYGVGIPLKYLNERVSMYMHAYTLYSAVRPYGCSVIIGAYEHDGPTMYMIDPSAVSYGYYGCAVGKAKQSAKTEIEKLKLSDMTCNDLVKEAARIIYLVHDELKDKQFKLEMSWVGKHTNGRHECVPADIKADAEAKAKQAMAEDSDSDTEDM; from the exons ATGAGTTCCATAGGTACAGGG TATGACTTGTCTGCCTCTCAATTTTCACCGGACGGACGGGTGTTTCAAGTTGAATACGCTCAGAAAGCTGTCGAAAACGGAGG AACAGTCATAGGATTACGAGGAAAGGATGGCATTGTATTTGCAGTTGAAAAGATAGTTACATCAAAGCTCTATGAGCCTGGCACcaataaaagaatattcaacATAGATCAGCACGTTGGCATGGCTGTTTCTGGTTTGATTTCTGATGCAAGACAGATTGTAGAGATTGCAAGAAACGAAGCATCCAGTTATAAGTCTCAGTATGGAGTTGGTATTCCCTTGAAGTATTTGAATGAAAGGGTCTCCATGTACATGCACGCGTACACTTTATATTCAGCAGTAAGGCCTTATGGCTGTTCTGTAATTATTGGTGCTTATGAGCACGATGGGCCTACCATGTACATGATAGATCCTTCTGCAGTATCATATGGATACTATGGTTGTGCTGTTG GCAAAGCAAAACAGTCAGCCAAGACAGAAATCGAAAAGTTGAAGCTATCAGACATGACCTGCAATGATTTAGTCAAAGAAGCGGCACGTATCATCTACCTCGTTCACGACGAATTAAAAGATAAACAATTTAAACTTGAAATGAGCTGGGTAGGCAAGCATACAAATGGAAGGCACGAATGTGTACCAGCGGATATAAAGGCCGATGCCGAAGCAAAAGCCAAGCAGGCAATGGCCGAAGATTCAGACAGTGACACAGAAGATATGTAA